The following coding sequences are from one Epilithonimonas vandammei window:
- a CDS encoding enoyl-CoA hydratase/isomerase family protein, whose amino-acid sequence MNAYVKSTIENGIGTIEFFHPQSNSMPSSQLKNLVEEINNLGKNDNAKVIILKSAGEKAFCAGASFDELISIKDFETGKTFFSGFANVINAMRKSPKLIIARIHGKAVGGGVGIACAADYTFATESASVKLSELAVGIGPFVIGPVVERKIGTSSFAQLAINATEFYSAEWAQEKSMYQDVYETPEEMDAEINLLAEKLAQSSQDAMTKLKEVFWKGTDDWDQLLTERAAVSGQLVLSEFTVNAINQFKKK is encoded by the coding sequence ATGAACGCATACGTAAAATCAACCATAGAAAACGGAATCGGAACTATTGAGTTTTTTCATCCTCAGAGCAACTCAATGCCGAGCTCCCAACTCAAAAATCTGGTAGAAGAAATCAATAACCTCGGAAAAAATGACAATGCGAAAGTTATTATTCTAAAAAGCGCAGGCGAAAAAGCCTTTTGTGCAGGCGCATCTTTTGACGAATTGATCTCTATCAAAGATTTCGAAACCGGGAAAACATTTTTCTCTGGTTTTGCAAATGTCATCAATGCGATGCGAAAATCGCCGAAACTCATTATTGCAAGAATCCACGGGAAAGCAGTTGGCGGCGGAGTCGGAATTGCGTGCGCTGCAGATTATACATTTGCGACAGAAAGTGCGTCGGTGAAATTGAGCGAACTGGCTGTCGGTATTGGTCCATTTGTGATCGGTCCGGTTGTAGAAAGAAAAATTGGGACTTCGTCTTTTGCACAATTAGCCATTAATGCCACCGAATTTTATTCCGCAGAATGGGCGCAGGAAAAAAGTATGTATCAGGATGTTTATGAAACGCCTGAAGAAATGGATGCGGAAATTAATCTGTTAGCAGAAAAATTAGCCCAATCCAGTCAGGACGCGATGACAAAACTGAAAGAAGTCTTCTGGAAAGGCACGGATGATTGGGATCAGCTCTTGACAGAGCGCGCTGCTGTCAGCGGGCAATTGGTGCTTTCTGAGTTCACTGTCAATGCGATCAATCAGTTTAAGAAGAAGTAA